In the Ipomoea triloba cultivar NCNSP0323 chromosome 6, ASM357664v1 genome, one interval contains:
- the LOC116022144 gene encoding elongation of fatty acids protein 3-like, whose product MVSLSYWLSEHPSVVGFQWSLALWGSTWSFLITSISFYILTAVALHLLLLLFSGRRPVPIGRLPALHSLALSLVSFGIFLGILSSAAAEIRETRWIWRRSKTPFQWLLCFPIGTRPSGRVFFWSYAFYLSRFLHVLRTYLAVLRRRRLSFFHLFNHSILICMSFLWLEFSQSFQVLAILFTTLGFAVVNAYRVCTELGLRPARFPFVMNCHLVFLLCNSACHVGVLLLHFWKGGCNGFGAWVFNSALNTFALILFLRSYVKARVIRRKAMASMAAREEDERESMASQTKNKPLTSKEL is encoded by the exons ATGGTGAGTCTGAGCTATTGGTTGTCGGAGCATCCTTCAGTCGTAGGTTTCCAATGGAGTTTAGCGCTGTGGGGTTCAACGTGGTCGTTCCTAATCACCTCCATTTCCTTCTATATTCTCACCGCCGTCGCCCTCCACCTTCTCCTCCTCCTATTCTCCGGCCGCCGCCCGGTCCCCATCGGCCGTCTCCCGGCGCTTCATAGCCTAGCGTTGTCGCTCGTCTCCTTTGGGATCTTCCTCGGGATCCTGTCGTCCGCCGCCGCGGAAATCCGGGAAACCCGGTGGATATGGCGGCGGAGCAAGACGCCTTTCCAGTGGCTGCTGTGTTTCCCGATCGGGACGCGCCCCTCGGGGCGCGTGTTCTTCTGGTCCTACGCGTTTTACCTCTCGCGTTTCCTCCACGTCCTCCGCACCTACCTCGCCGTGCTGCGGCGCCGCCGCCTCTCCTTCTTCCACCTCTTCAACCACTCCATCCTCATCTGCATGTCGTTCCTTTGGCTCGAATTCTCCCAGTCTTTTCAG GTCCTTGCGATTCTGTTCACCACGCTCGGGTTCGCGGTCGTGAACGCGTACCGGGTTTGTACGGAACTGGGGCTCCGGCCCGCGCGTTTTCCGTTCGTGATGAACTGCCACCTCGTCTTCTTGCTCTGCAACTCCGCCTGCCACGTCGGCGTTTTGCTTCTGCATTTCTGGAAAGGTGGGTGTAACGGATTCGGAGCTTGGGTGTTCAACTCTGCGCTTAACACCTTTGCGCTTATACTGTTCTTGAGATCTTACGTTAAAGCTCGTGTGATTAGAAGAAAGGCTATGGCTTCCATGGCGGCTCGTGAAGAAGATGAACGAGAATCCATGGCTTCGCAGACCAAGAATAAGCCGCTGACTTCTAAGGAACTATAA